In Comamonadaceae bacterium OTU4NAUVB1, one DNA window encodes the following:
- a CDS encoding copper resistance system multicopper oxidase, whose amino-acid sequence MNRYSVASALPPLPRRRFVQGLVAGGVISALPAWAWSAANSSAGTQSPPVLSGTEFDLVIDESPVNFTGKPTTATTINGSLPGPTLRWREGTTVTIRVTNRLQEHTSIHWHGIILPFQMDGVPGISFDGIPPGTTFTYRFQVKQHGSYWYHSHSGFQEMTGVYGSLIIDPADASKDIRADRDYTMLLSDWTDEDPMRVLKKLKVQGDVYNYNQPTLPDFIRDVSKDGLRAAMDKRKMWNEMRMSPTDLADLSSATLTYLANGTTPAGNWTGIFSKGETVRLRFVNGSGNTFYDVRIPGVKLKVVQVDGVDCEPVSVDEFRFGPGETCDVLVVPSDDAHTIFAQAMERTGYARATLAIRAGLEAPVPALDKIQWLTMKDMMGGMGGMGGMGGMAGMDHAAMGHGAPAKNTLATPSTQARHARTEYGPSTDMRVDMARTNLDDPGIGLRDTGRRALTLADIHTIGGALDARGPGREIELHLTGNMERYSWSFDGVEYGKSTPVHFKYGERVRVILHNDTMMTHPMHLHGVWSELETPEGAFQARRHTIPVQPAQRISFLVTADALGRWAWHCHLMMHMDAGMFREAIVA is encoded by the coding sequence ATGAATCGTTACTCTGTCGCTTCTGCGCTGCCGCCCTTGCCTCGTCGTCGGTTCGTGCAAGGTCTGGTGGCGGGCGGTGTGATTTCCGCGCTGCCCGCATGGGCGTGGAGCGCTGCAAACTCAAGCGCCGGCACGCAGTCGCCACCCGTGCTGTCAGGCACCGAATTTGACCTCGTCATCGACGAGTCCCCAGTGAATTTCACGGGGAAGCCGACGACCGCGACCACCATCAACGGCAGCCTGCCCGGGCCGACGCTGCGTTGGCGCGAAGGCACCACGGTCACGATCCGCGTGACCAATCGGCTGCAGGAACACACGTCCATCCACTGGCACGGCATCATCCTGCCGTTCCAGATGGACGGGGTTCCGGGCATTAGCTTCGACGGCATCCCACCGGGGACGACGTTCACGTACCGGTTCCAAGTCAAGCAGCACGGCAGCTACTGGTATCACTCGCATTCGGGCTTCCAGGAGATGACCGGGGTGTATGGCAGCCTCATCATCGATCCTGCCGATGCAAGCAAGGACATTCGTGCAGATCGTGATTACACGATGCTTCTCTCGGATTGGACCGATGAAGATCCCATGCGTGTCCTCAAGAAGTTGAAGGTTCAAGGCGACGTTTACAACTACAACCAGCCCACCTTGCCGGATTTCATCCGGGATGTTTCCAAGGACGGTCTTCGCGCAGCGATGGACAAAAGGAAGATGTGGAACGAAATGCGCATGAGTCCCACCGACTTGGCGGATCTTTCCTCGGCGACCTTGACCTACCTGGCCAACGGCACAACGCCGGCCGGTAACTGGACGGGTATTTTTTCCAAGGGTGAAACCGTTCGACTGCGCTTCGTGAACGGTTCGGGCAATACGTTCTACGACGTTCGCATCCCGGGCGTGAAGCTCAAGGTGGTTCAGGTCGATGGGGTCGACTGTGAACCGGTCAGCGTGGATGAGTTCCGCTTTGGGCCGGGGGAGACCTGCGACGTCCTCGTGGTGCCCAGCGACGATGCGCACACGATCTTTGCGCAGGCGATGGAACGCACAGGCTATGCCCGCGCGACACTGGCTATCCGTGCGGGACTGGAAGCGCCCGTGCCTGCTTTGGACAAGATCCAGTGGCTGACCATGAAGGACATGATGGGTGGCATGGGTGGCATGGGTGGCATGGGTGGCATGGCAGGCATGGACCATGCGGCCATGGGTCACGGTGCACCTGCCAAAAACACGCTGGCGACGCCAAGCACGCAGGCTCGTCATGCTCGAACCGAGTACGGTCCCAGCACCGACATGCGGGTCGACATGGCTCGCACGAATCTGGACGACCCGGGCATTGGATTGCGCGATACCGGCCGGCGTGCGCTCACCCTCGCCGACATTCACACGATCGGTGGCGCATTGGATGCACGCGGCCCTGGCCGTGAGATTGAACTCCATCTCACCGGAAACATGGAGCGGTACTCGTGGTCGTTTGACGGCGTGGAGTACGGCAAGTCCACGCCAGTGCATTTCAAATACGGCGAGCGGGTGCGGGTGATCTTGCATAACGACACCATGATGACTCACCCCATGCACCTCCACGGGGTCTGGAGCGAGTTGGAAACACCTGAAGGCGCCTTCCAGGCACGCCGCCACACCATTCCGGTTCAGCCTGCGCAACGCATCAGTTTTCTCGTCACGGCCGATGCGCTCGGACGTTGGGCCTGGCACTGCCACCTCATGATGCACATGGATGCGGGCATGTTCCGCGAGGCGATCGTGGCATGA
- a CDS encoding copper resistance protein B yields the protein MQGMDHSKMQGMDQGGMQGMDHSKMQGMGQGGMQGMDHSKMQGMDHGGMQGMDHSKMQGMGQGGMQGMDHSKMQGMDQGGMQGMDHSKMQGMGQGGMQGMDHSKMQGMGQGGMQGMDHSKMQGMDQGGMQGMDHGAGGMQMQGGSAPPDARDPNAYADGFVTGSGLYAIGSKRSLHMADEHSFATVLVDRLEAVDTNSGRSTSYEAQAWFGNSYNKLVIKTEGEVEKGRVHEARNELLWSRAVSTYFDTQLGIRNDAGSGRPSRNWLAFGIQGLSPYWFEVEATGYVSQDGRAAARFAAEYELLLTQRLILQPRVEANIYSKNDPDAGIGSGLANVSAGLRLRYEFSRQFAPYIGLEKYSTFGKTADLVRASGGRASETRVVAGVRMWF from the coding sequence ATGCAAGGCATGGACCACAGCAAGATGCAGGGCATGGACCAGGGCGGCATGCAGGGCATGGACCACAGCAAGATGCAGGGCATGGGCCAGGGCGGCATGCAGGGCATGGACCACAGCAAGATGCAGGGCATGGACCACGGCGGCATGCAAGGCATGGACCACAGCAAGATGCAGGGCATGGGCCAGGGCGGCATGCAGGGCATGGACCACAGCAAGATGCAGGGCATGGACCAGGGCGGCATGCAGGGCATGGACCACAGCAAGATGCAGGGCATGGGCCAGGGCGGCATGCAGGGCATGGACCACAGCAAGATGCAGGGCATGGGCCAGGGCGGCATGCAGGGCATGGACCACAGCAAGATGCAGGGCATGGACCAGGGCGGCATGCAGGGCATGGATCATGGAGCGGGGGGTATGCAGATGCAGGGTGGCTCGGCGCCGCCAGACGCACGTGATCCCAACGCCTACGCGGACGGCTTTGTCACCGGCAGTGGCTTGTATGCCATTGGTTCAAAGCGCAGCCTCCACATGGCCGACGAACATAGCTTTGCCACGGTGCTGGTGGACCGCTTGGAAGCCGTCGATACAAATTCAGGTCGTTCTACCTCCTATGAAGCGCAAGCCTGGTTTGGTAACTCATACAACAAACTGGTGATCAAGACAGAAGGCGAAGTGGAAAAAGGCCGGGTCCATGAAGCCAGAAACGAACTCCTTTGGAGTCGCGCCGTATCCACATATTTCGACACTCAGCTTGGTATTCGAAATGATGCGGGCAGTGGCCGACCGTCGCGCAATTGGTTGGCGTTTGGTATTCAAGGACTCTCGCCCTACTGGTTTGAAGTCGAGGCGACAGGATATGTTTCGCAAGATGGCCGAGCTGCCGCACGATTCGCTGCCGAATACGAATTGCTTCTGACTCAGCGCTTGATTTTGCAGCCGCGCGTAGAAGCAAACATCTATTCAAAAAATGACCCGGACGCAGGGATTGGCAGTGGACTTGCCAATGTCTCTGCAGGCTTGCGGCTTCGTTACGAATTTAGTCGGCAATTCGCTCCTTATATCGGACTTGAAAAGTATTCGACTTTCGGGAAAACGGCGGACTTGGTGCGCGCTTCAGGCGGGCGGGCAAGTGAAACACGCGTCGTTGCCGGTGTTCGGATGTGGTTTTAA
- the copC gene encoding copper homeostasis periplasmic binding protein CopC: protein MRNVVRAASALVMVMASAAALAHPKLLSSTPAEGAMGEAPQKIELEFSENLVKQFSGATLTMTEMPGMQGTMKTPASVSSSADPKVMVITPTQPLSTGTYRVDWRAVSSDTHPITGNFSFKVK from the coding sequence ATGCGTAACGTTGTCCGCGCTGCAAGCGCATTGGTGATGGTCATGGCAAGTGCCGCAGCCCTCGCACATCCGAAATTGTTGTCTTCCACCCCGGCCGAGGGCGCCATGGGAGAAGCTCCCCAGAAAATCGAACTGGAATTTTCTGAAAATCTGGTCAAGCAGTTCTCTGGCGCCACGTTGACAATGACCGAAATGCCTGGAATGCAAGGCACCATGAAAACACCTGCTTCCGTTTCTTCTTCGGCTGATCCCAAGGTCATGGTCATCACTCCCACGCAACCCCTCTCCACCGGCACTTATCGTGTGGACTGGCGCGCAGTGTCCAGCGATACACATCCCATCACCGGCAACTTTAGTTTCAAAGTGAAGTAA
- the copD gene encoding copper homeostasis membrane protein CopD, which yields MDLDWWSVLFRFGLYLDFMVLFGTPLFSLYALKNEERSTFPGRVFPKVILTSIFLGFALSVASLVVMVKNMTGATDFQTIESHAFGMILGETYFGTAWIARMLGVVVSLMGMLRFRSSPAQGCILVSLGGAIALGSLAWGGHGAMDEGTRGFLHFTADILHLLAAGAWVGALASFLALAKPGSSEKHFAVLARTSVGFAMVGTIIVVTLLVTGIINFYLIAGTNLNLLFQSAYGRLLLLKLALFAGMLLMAALNRYRLAPRIEAAAFSGNTQAACMALKRSLNVEFSLAVAILLLVAIFGLLSPEIPK from the coding sequence ATGGATCTGGATTGGTGGAGCGTGCTTTTTCGATTCGGGCTGTATTTGGACTTTATGGTTCTCTTTGGAACGCCATTGTTCAGCCTTTATGCTTTGAAAAATGAAGAGCGCTCAACTTTTCCGGGTCGTGTTTTTCCAAAAGTCATTCTCACAAGCATTTTTCTTGGTTTCGCACTGTCAGTTGCCAGCTTGGTCGTCATGGTCAAAAACATGACCGGCGCTACCGATTTTCAAACAATCGAGAGTCACGCATTCGGGATGATTCTTGGCGAAACCTATTTCGGCACCGCTTGGATTGCCCGCATGCTGGGAGTGGTTGTGAGTTTGATGGGCATGCTACGATTTCGCAGTAGCCCTGCCCAAGGATGCATCCTTGTTTCCTTGGGTGGCGCAATTGCTTTGGGTTCGCTGGCTTGGGGTGGTCATGGCGCAATGGACGAAGGAACGCGAGGCTTTCTGCACTTTACAGCCGACATTCTTCATCTGCTGGCAGCTGGCGCTTGGGTGGGTGCCCTCGCTTCATTCCTTGCCTTGGCCAAGCCAGGTTCGAGTGAGAAGCACTTTGCAGTTCTTGCCAGAACGTCCGTGGGTTTTGCCATGGTCGGAACGATCATTGTCGTCACACTGCTCGTGACCGGAATCATCAACTTCTATCTGATTGCAGGGACAAACCTGAACCTGCTTTTTCAGAGTGCCTACGGCAGGTTATTGCTGCTCAAGTTGGCATTGTTCGCCGGCATGCTGCTGATGGCCGCCCTCAATCGCTATCGCCTCGCGCCACGCATTGAAGCAGCTGCTTTTTCGGGTAACACGCAGGCGGCGTGCATGGCTCTCAAGCGCAGTCTCAACGTCGAATTTTCACTGGCTGTTGCCATACTTCTTCTGGTGGCGATTTTCGGCCTGCTGTCGCCTGAAATTCCAAAGTAA
- a CDS encoding DUF411 domain-containing protein translates to MPNEINPTRRGFMVAGAFSALALPVLAATEAKGPLIEVWKTPTCGCCKEWVSHLERAGFKTTVHDVEDTSAIRAKKGIPLALASCHTGEVAGYALEGHVPASEIKRLLAERPQAVGLAVAGMPMGSPGMEGTPGAAQPQPRFDVLLVSKQGAPTVYRAYR, encoded by the coding sequence ATGCCAAATGAAATCAACCCTACGCGCCGCGGCTTCATGGTGGCAGGCGCCTTTTCCGCTCTAGCGCTGCCTGTGCTGGCAGCCACAGAGGCGAAAGGCCCGCTGATCGAGGTGTGGAAAACGCCAACGTGTGGTTGCTGCAAGGAATGGGTTTCGCATTTGGAGCGCGCCGGTTTCAAAACAACGGTGCACGATGTCGAAGACACTTCTGCGATTCGTGCCAAAAAAGGCATCCCGCTCGCATTGGCGTCGTGCCATACCGGCGAGGTCGCCGGGTACGCCCTGGAAGGGCATGTGCCGGCTTCGGAAATCAAGCGTTTGCTGGCTGAGCGCCCTCAGGCGGTCGGACTTGCCGTTGCTGGGATGCCCATGGGGTCACCCGGCATGGAAGGCACCCCCGGTGCTGCTCAACCACAACCCCGTTTCGATGTCTTGTTGGTTTCAAAACAGGGCGCGCCTACCGTCTATCGAGCCTACCGGTAA
- a CDS encoding heavy-metal-associated domain-containing protein translates to MITFEVNDMTCKHCIATITQAVASVDRQADVRIDLASHRVEIESSTASAEALSQCIRDAGYSPSVATSAAVTTAPKKGGCCCG, encoded by the coding sequence ATGATCACATTTGAAGTCAACGACATGACCTGCAAGCACTGCATCGCCACCATCACCCAAGCGGTGGCGAGCGTCGATCGGCAAGCAGACGTTCGCATCGATCTGGCAAGCCACAGGGTAGAGATCGAATCCAGCACGGCCAGCGCAGAAGCTTTGAGCCAATGCATCCGAGACGCCGGGTACAGCCCTTCTGTTGCCACTTCGGCAGCAGTGACAACGGCACCGAAAAAAGGTGGCTGCTGCTGCGGCTGA
- the cueR gene encoding Cu(I)-responsive transcriptional regulator: MGPFNIGETAKASGLSAKMIRHYEKVGLFPEALRTEAGYRQYTDKEVSTLRFIRQSRDLGFSIEQIRELLGLWQNQRRPSLQVKVLAQAHLQELDAKLQELQAMKATLAHLVDHCHGDDRPDCPIVENLADEQRPIPDATPLRFRGSGLQPGRH, encoded by the coding sequence ATGGGTCCTTTCAACATCGGCGAAACGGCCAAGGCTTCGGGCCTGTCAGCCAAGATGATCCGTCACTACGAGAAGGTGGGTCTGTTCCCCGAGGCGTTGCGCACCGAGGCCGGCTACCGCCAGTACACGGACAAGGAAGTCAGCACGCTGCGGTTCATCCGCCAGTCACGCGATCTGGGTTTTTCGATCGAGCAGATCCGCGAGTTGCTGGGCTTGTGGCAAAACCAGCGACGTCCCAGCCTACAGGTCAAGGTGCTGGCGCAGGCCCACCTCCAGGAACTCGACGCCAAGCTCCAGGAGCTCCAGGCTATGAAGGCCACGCTGGCGCATTTGGTGGACCACTGCCATGGCGATGACCGACCCGACTGTCCGATCGTCGAAAACCTGGCAGACGAGCAGCGTCCAATTCCCGATGCGACACCGCTTCGCTTTCGTGGCAGTGGCCTCCAGCCAGGTCGACACTGA
- a CDS encoding heavy metal translocating P-type ATPase produces MSVTVQSPHVLQYEQRPVYFCSAGCKAKFQADPAKYMKPSPVSAATVDVQPAHPSQVAPPDAIGAIYTCPMHPEIRQDHPGNCPKCGMTLEPEMPTLEEGEDPELRDFRHRFFWTLPLTIVVTVLAMAGHRLQWFEMGTQSWIELVLTVPIVLWAGWPFFVRAVQSVANRSPNMWTLIGLGTAAAFVYSVVATVAPGVFPASFVSMGRVSVYFEAAAVIISLTLLGQILELKARSQTSAAIKSLLGLAPKTARRINADDVEEDVPITHVHVGDRLRVRPGEKVPVDGVVLEGGSAVDESMLTGEPLPVTKRVGDPLIGATLNTNGALVMRSEKVGSQTVLANIVQMVVQAQRSKAPMQRMADHVAGYFVVTVIGVAVLTLLAWGFFGPEPSWVYGLINAVAVLIIACPCALGLATPMSIMVATGKAATQGVLFRDAAAIENFRKVDALIVDKTGTLTEGRPVFERVVPVSGFTEDEVLRLAASLDQGSEHPLADAIVRAARERNLTLTTPEGFESSTGIGVSGSVDGKKLALGNTALMAQLHVPVDDLKSQAEAMRTQGASVMFLAVDGQPAGLVAVSDPIKATTLEALAGLKASGLRVIMATGDGLTTAKAVAERLGIDEVHGEVKPADKLALVSRLQQEGRIVAMAGDGINDAPALAKADVGIAMGTGTDVAMNSAQVTLVKGDLRGIAQARLISEQTIANMKQNLMFAFLYNALGIPLAAGVLYPFTGWLLSPMIAALAMSLSSASVITNALRLRSSRVNEIGRSDHAHSKA; encoded by the coding sequence ATGAGCGTCACCGTCCAGTCGCCTCATGTCCTGCAGTACGAACAACGGCCGGTCTACTTCTGCAGCGCGGGGTGCAAGGCCAAGTTCCAGGCCGATCCGGCCAAGTACATGAAGCCTTCGCCGGTGTCAGCTGCGACCGTCGATGTTCAACCTGCTCATCCTTCCCAAGTCGCACCCCCGGATGCCATAGGTGCCATCTACACCTGTCCCATGCACCCGGAGATCCGTCAGGACCACCCCGGCAACTGTCCCAAGTGCGGCATGACGCTGGAGCCGGAGATGCCCACCCTTGAAGAGGGCGAAGACCCGGAACTGCGCGATTTCAGGCATCGATTCTTCTGGACCCTGCCGCTGACGATCGTCGTCACCGTGCTGGCGATGGCGGGTCACCGCCTGCAGTGGTTCGAGATGGGCACCCAAAGCTGGATCGAACTGGTCCTCACGGTGCCGATCGTGCTGTGGGCCGGCTGGCCGTTCTTCGTGCGTGCCGTGCAGTCGGTGGCGAACCGCAGTCCCAACATGTGGACGCTGATCGGCTTGGGCACGGCTGCAGCCTTTGTCTACAGCGTCGTGGCGACGGTGGCGCCGGGTGTGTTCCCTGCGTCCTTCGTGTCCATGGGCAGGGTCTCGGTCTACTTCGAGGCAGCCGCTGTGATCATCTCGCTCACGCTGCTCGGCCAAATCCTGGAACTCAAGGCGCGCTCGCAGACCTCGGCTGCCATCAAGTCGCTGCTTGGCCTGGCGCCCAAGACGGCTCGCCGAATCAACGCCGATGACGTTGAAGAGGATGTGCCGATCACGCACGTCCACGTGGGCGACCGTTTGCGCGTGCGGCCTGGAGAAAAAGTGCCGGTGGACGGCGTGGTGCTCGAAGGCGGCAGCGCGGTCGATGAATCCATGCTGACGGGTGAGCCGCTGCCCGTGACCAAGCGGGTGGGCGATCCGCTGATCGGCGCCACGCTGAACACGAACGGCGCGCTGGTGATGCGATCGGAAAAGGTCGGATCGCAAACCGTGCTGGCGAACATCGTGCAGATGGTCGTGCAGGCCCAACGCTCGAAGGCGCCCATGCAGCGCATGGCGGACCATGTCGCCGGTTACTTCGTCGTGACCGTCATCGGCGTGGCGGTCTTGACGCTGCTGGCCTGGGGATTCTTCGGGCCCGAACCCAGTTGGGTCTACGGACTGATCAATGCGGTGGCCGTGCTCATCATCGCTTGTCCCTGTGCCCTTGGCTTGGCCACGCCGATGTCGATCATGGTGGCGACCGGCAAGGCCGCCACCCAGGGCGTGCTGTTCCGAGACGCGGCAGCAATCGAGAACTTTCGCAAGGTCGATGCGCTGATCGTCGACAAGACAGGAACGCTCACGGAAGGCCGGCCCGTGTTCGAACGAGTCGTGCCTGTGTCGGGGTTCACAGAAGACGAGGTTCTGCGCCTTGCCGCCAGTTTGGATCAAGGCAGCGAGCATCCTTTGGCGGACGCCATTGTCCGGGCAGCGCGAGAGCGAAACCTGACCTTGACCACGCCCGAGGGTTTCGAGTCCAGCACCGGCATCGGCGTCAGCGGCAGCGTGGACGGCAAAAAGCTCGCCTTGGGCAACACCGCGCTGATGGCGCAATTGCACGTGCCGGTCGATGACCTGAAGTCGCAGGCCGAGGCCATGCGCACGCAAGGCGCCAGCGTGATGTTCTTGGCGGTCGATGGTCAGCCTGCAGGTTTGGTGGCAGTTTCCGATCCGATCAAGGCCACCACCTTGGAAGCACTGGCCGGCCTCAAGGCTTCAGGTCTGCGCGTCATCATGGCCACGGGCGATGGCCTGACGACGGCCAAGGCCGTCGCTGAGCGGCTGGGCATCGACGAGGTGCACGGCGAAGTCAAACCCGCTGACAAGCTGGCGCTGGTCAGTCGGCTCCAGCAGGAAGGCCGCATCGTCGCCATGGCAGGCGACGGCATCAACGACGCGCCGGCACTGGCCAAAGCCGATGTGGGCATCGCGATGGGAACAGGAACCGACGTGGCCATGAACAGTGCCCAGGTGACACTCGTCAAGGGCGACCTGCGCGGCATCGCGCAGGCCCGTCTGATTTCTGAGCAAACCATCGCTAACATGAAGCAGAACCTGATGTTTGCTTTTCTCTATAACGCGCTGGGCATCCCGCTGGCGGCGGGGGTGCTGTACCCGTTCACTGGATGGTTGCTCTCGCCCATGATTGCGGCGCTGGCGATGAGCCTGAGTTCAGCCTCCGTCATCACCAACGCCTTGCGCCTGAGGTCCAGCCGAGTCAATGAAATCGGCCGCTCAGATCATGCACATTCAAAGGCATGA
- a CDS encoding DUF305 domain-containing protein, protein MNLTSHARQPKTLRAGFLNVLCAAGLLGSLVAPLAVHAQPAKTEAPMAGHTMPAGGMNHGGDMKAMMKGMNDKMAGMTMTGNHDVDFAQMMRIHHQGAIDMAEMELKNGKDASMRKMAQEVIKAQKKEIATIDRYLAKNGVSIKGS, encoded by the coding sequence ATGAACCTCACCTCCCATGCGCGCCAGCCCAAGACCCTTCGCGCCGGGTTTTTGAACGTTTTGTGTGCGGCCGGTCTGCTCGGCAGTCTGGTCGCGCCGTTGGCCGTTCATGCGCAACCCGCCAAGACCGAGGCACCCATGGCCGGTCATACCATGCCCGCTGGTGGCATGAATCACGGCGGTGACATGAAAGCCATGATGAAGGGCATGAACGACAAGATGGCCGGCATGACAATGACTGGCAATCACGATGTCGATTTTGCGCAGATGATGCGCATCCATCATCAGGGCGCCATCGACATGGCCGAGATGGAACTGAAGAACGGCAAGGATGCCTCGATGCGCAAGATGGCGCAGGAAGTCATCAAGGCGCAGAAGAAGGAAATTGCGACCATTGATCGTTATCTGGCCAAAAACGGCGTTTCTATCAAAGGTTCTTGA